A genome region from Sphingobium sp. WTD-1 includes the following:
- a CDS encoding lauroyl acyltransferase: MLYSPFMYRLMHILPVNTGSAIGAWLGGMVGPRRMAVRSERARRNLALLRPDLSEGDVAALLHERWRNVGRFAAELPSMGRLLANGHFSIEDHDTYRAIVDGPGAIIFVSLHIGHWDVIAAHLKTQMDRPSIGVQQPPENPRHAKMLEKARAAYATDALPPGEGAARRILRHLAKEDRALAYMLLDERRDRQVSFPTFGRPLGPQGNVSIALRMAKASGARIMPLYLVRTGGTHFTLKWHQPFDPADMDQAAIFAALDDFLGDAALAHLDQWLGLQDIDLTEPGHTPALTRM; the protein is encoded by the coding sequence ATGCTCTACAGCCCCTTCATGTATCGGCTGATGCACATCCTGCCGGTAAACACCGGTTCGGCGATCGGCGCATGGCTTGGCGGGATGGTCGGTCCGCGGCGCATGGCCGTCCGGTCCGAACGCGCCCGGCGCAACCTTGCCCTGTTGCGTCCTGACCTGTCGGAAGGTGATGTCGCCGCGCTGCTGCATGAGCGCTGGCGCAATGTCGGCCGCTTCGCCGCCGAACTGCCGTCGATGGGGCGACTGCTGGCGAATGGTCATTTCTCGATCGAGGATCATGACACCTATCGTGCCATCGTCGATGGTCCGGGCGCGATCATCTTCGTGTCGCTGCATATCGGCCATTGGGATGTGATTGCCGCTCATCTCAAAACCCAGATGGACCGGCCGTCGATCGGCGTGCAGCAACCGCCGGAAAATCCGCGCCATGCCAAAATGCTGGAAAAGGCGCGCGCCGCCTATGCCACCGACGCGCTGCCGCCTGGCGAAGGCGCTGCCCGCCGCATCCTGCGCCATCTGGCCAAGGAAGATCGCGCGCTCGCCTATATGCTGCTCGACGAACGGCGCGACCGGCAGGTGAGTTTTCCCACATTCGGCCGGCCACTGGGGCCACAGGGCAATGTCTCGATCGCGTTGCGCATGGCCAAGGCGTCGGGCGCACGGATCATGCCACTCTATCTCGTCCGCACCGGCGGCACCCATTTCACCCTGAAATGGCACCAACCCTTCGATCCCGCCGACATGGACCAGGCCGCGATCTTCGCCGCGCTCGACGATTTTCTGGGCGATGCCGCGCTTGCCCATCTCGACCAGTGGCTGGGATTGCAGGATATCGACCTGACCGAGCCGGGGCACACCCCTGCCCTCACCCGGATGTGA
- a CDS encoding glycosyltransferase yields MFLAIWFLLQAISLLGVINYWRHLPTDRQEEAPDGAVMILSVRDDWEGDSELVTRLRAQSAPFRLLLATSGACAAAEALAAAEPDWVQIVRAGVASDEGQKVHKLRAALKVLREADRYLIFIDADIEPPMRLAGRLLFPLVRDKADIVTGYRLLLPAGQGIPALVGAVELQLATLPRAASSTMPWGGAMAMTRAAAERIDIDAALAGRLSDDMAIGLAGWRAKLRMRPVRDLLVASPLDGALGALWGFGVRQYRHVLTNSPRMWAVATGAVALQSGLWLWALGWGGWPAIMIGYGAAWGRAAARRQILAAVLEPAQVARARRSLWWDMVAPFAVCWAHLAVQLHASLSNRIRWGGWTYRVVRGRVVEMGRG; encoded by the coding sequence ATCTTCCTGGCGATCTGGTTCCTGTTGCAGGCGATCAGCCTGCTGGGCGTGATCAATTATTGGCGCCATCTGCCGACGGACCGGCAGGAGGAGGCGCCCGATGGCGCGGTCATGATCCTGTCGGTGCGTGACGACTGGGAAGGTGACAGCGAACTTGTCACCCGGCTGAGGGCGCAGAGTGCGCCGTTCCGGCTGCTGCTCGCGACCTCCGGGGCCTGCGCGGCAGCGGAAGCGCTGGCTGCCGCTGAGCCGGATTGGGTGCAGATCGTGCGCGCCGGCGTGGCCAGCGACGAGGGGCAGAAGGTCCACAAGCTGCGGGCGGCGCTCAAGGTGCTGCGCGAAGCGGATCGCTATCTGATCTTCATCGACGCGGATATCGAGCCGCCGATGCGGCTGGCCGGGCGGCTGCTCTTTCCGCTGGTGCGGGACAAGGCGGATATCGTGACAGGCTATCGGCTGCTGCTGCCGGCCGGGCAGGGCATCCCGGCGCTGGTCGGCGCGGTCGAACTGCAGCTGGCGACGCTGCCGCGCGCGGCCAGTTCCACCATGCCCTGGGGCGGCGCGATGGCGATGACGCGGGCGGCGGCCGAGCGGATCGACATCGACGCGGCGCTGGCCGGGCGCCTGTCCGACGACATGGCGATCGGCCTGGCCGGCTGGCGCGCGAAGCTGCGGATGCGGCCGGTGCGCGACCTGCTGGTGGCGAGTCCGCTGGATGGGGCGCTTGGTGCGCTCTGGGGCTTTGGCGTGCGGCAATATCGCCATGTCCTCACCAACAGCCCGCGCATGTGGGCAGTGGCGACGGGCGCGGTCGCGCTGCAATCGGGGCTCTGGCTGTGGGCGCTGGGCTGGGGCGGCTGGCCCGCGATCATGATCGGTTATGGCGCGGCCTGGGGCCGGGCGGCAGCGCGGCGGCAGATATTGGCGGCCGTGCTGGAGCCAGCGCAGGTGGCGCGGGCGCGGCGCTCGCTCTGGTGGGACATGGTGGCGCCCTTTGCCGTCTGCTGGGCGCATCTGGCGGTGCAGCTCCACGCGTCACTCTCCAACCGCATCCGCTGGGGCGGCTGGACCTATCGCGTCGTGCGTGGCCGGGTGGTGGAGATGGGGCGGGGGTAG
- a CDS encoding DUF952 domain-containing protein, with amino-acid sequence MSELFAYKILTAEQYDQFKADGVFKGAPIDLQDGYIHMSTRDQAAETAAKHFAGQDRLVMLMIDLAPFGEAIKWEVSRGGALFPHLYCDLPISAVAGKVILRLDEAGNHLFPAGF; translated from the coding sequence GTGAGCGAGTTGTTCGCCTACAAGATCCTGACCGCCGAGCAATATGACCAGTTCAAGGCCGACGGCGTGTTCAAGGGCGCACCGATCGACCTGCAGGACGGCTATATCCACATGTCCACCCGCGATCAGGCGGCCGAAACGGCAGCCAAGCATTTCGCAGGACAGGATCGGCTGGTGATGCTGATGATCGACCTCGCCCCCTTTGGCGAGGCGATCAAATGGGAAGTGTCGCGCGGCGGCGCACTCTTCCCCCATCTCTATTGCGACCTGCCGATCAGCGCCGTCGCCGGCAAGGTGATCCTGCGCCTCGACGAGGCCGGCAATCATTTGTTTCCGGCAGGGTTCTGA
- the gyrA gene encoding DNA gyrase subunit A, with protein MTDETVLADPSDISPISIVDEMKSSYLDYAMSVIVSRALPDVRDGLKPVHRRILFSAQESGFVYNRPYRKSARLVGEVMGKYHPHGDSSIYDALARMTQDWSMRVPLIDGQGNFGSMDPDPPAAMRYTEARLAKVATALLDDLDKDTVDFTPNYDASESEPQVLPARFPNLLVNGAGGIAVGMATNIPPHNLGEVLRACLAYIENPAISTDELIQIVPGPDFPTAPLILGQSGARNAYHTGRGSILMRARHEVEEGRGDRRSIVLTSIPYQVGKSGLVEKIAEAAKDKRIEGISDIRDESSREGVRIVMDLKRDATPDVVLNQLWRNTPAQSSFPANMLAIRGGRPELLGLREIIEAFVKFREEVITRRTKFELNKARDRAHILLGLVVAVTNLDEVVKIIRGSASPAAARESLLAREWPIGEIAPYLALVEAIETEVSGESYKLSDVQVRAILDLRLHRLTALGRDEIGKELAELAEAIAEYLAILGDRVKLYAVMREEFEAIESEFATPRVSVIAPAADGIDDEDLIEREEMVVTVTVQGYIKRTPLESFRAQGRGGKGRSGMATKDEDAVTELFVTSTHTPVLFFSTAGKVYRLKVWRLPEGGPATRGRPMINLLPLAPGETIQTVLPLPEDEESWKELHVMFATANGTVRRNSMDAFANVPSNGKLAMRFDEGSDDRLIGVALLTEEDDVLLATRQGRAIRFAATDVREFQSRTSTGVRGMTLKDGDEVISLSILKGFDATTEERDDYLRAAPWKENEATPAINSAERMAAFAQAEQFILTVCANGYGKISSAYDYRRTGRGGQGITNIDNIARNGLVVGSFPVAHEDHLMLVTDQAKLIRMGLSSMRVIGRNSAGVRLFNVAKDEHVVSTARIEDGEDDNAEAGAEAAAEGTVEGAPEAAPETGSEGGEA; from the coding sequence TTGACCGACGAGACCGTCCTCGCCGACCCTTCGGACATCAGCCCCATCAGCATCGTTGATGAGATGAAGTCGAGCTATCTCGACTATGCCATGTCCGTGATCGTCTCCCGCGCCCTGCCGGACGTGCGCGACGGCCTGAAGCCGGTGCATCGCCGCATTCTCTTCTCGGCCCAGGAATCGGGCTTCGTCTACAATCGCCCCTATCGCAAGTCGGCCCGTCTGGTCGGTGAAGTCATGGGTAAATATCACCCCCATGGCGACAGTTCGATCTACGACGCCTTGGCCCGCATGACCCAGGACTGGTCGATGCGCGTGCCGCTGATCGACGGCCAGGGCAATTTCGGCTCGATGGACCCCGATCCGCCAGCCGCCATGCGTTACACCGAAGCGCGCCTGGCCAAGGTCGCCACCGCGCTGCTGGACGATCTCGACAAGGACACCGTCGACTTCACGCCCAACTATGACGCCTCGGAAAGCGAGCCGCAGGTCCTGCCCGCTCGCTTCCCCAACCTGCTGGTCAACGGCGCTGGCGGCATCGCCGTCGGCATGGCGACCAACATCCCGCCGCACAATCTGGGCGAAGTGCTGCGCGCCTGCCTCGCCTATATCGAGAACCCGGCAATCTCGACGGACGAGTTGATCCAGATCGTCCCCGGCCCGGACTTCCCGACCGCACCGCTGATCCTGGGCCAGTCGGGCGCCCGCAACGCCTATCATACCGGTCGCGGCTCGATCCTGATGCGCGCCCGGCACGAGGTGGAGGAAGGCCGCGGCGACCGTCGCTCGATCGTCCTCACCTCCATCCCCTATCAGGTCGGCAAGAGCGGCCTGGTCGAAAAGATCGCCGAAGCCGCCAAGGACAAGCGGATCGAGGGCATCAGCGACATTCGCGACGAATCGAGCCGCGAAGGCGTGCGCATCGTCATGGACCTGAAGCGCGACGCCACCCCGGACGTCGTCCTCAACCAGCTGTGGCGCAACACCCCGGCCCAGTCGAGCTTCCCCGCCAACATGCTGGCGATCCGTGGCGGCCGCCCGGAACTGCTGGGCCTGCGCGAGATCATCGAAGCCTTCGTCAAGTTCCGCGAAGAGGTCATCACCCGCCGCACCAAGTTCGAACTGAACAAGGCGCGCGACCGCGCCCATATCTTGCTCGGCCTGGTGGTCGCGGTCACCAACCTCGACGAGGTGGTGAAGATCATCCGCGGTTCGGCCAGCCCGGCTGCCGCCCGCGAATCGTTGCTGGCGCGCGAATGGCCGATCGGCGAGATCGCGCCCTATCTCGCCCTGGTCGAGGCGATCGAGACCGAAGTCAGCGGGGAGAGCTACAAGCTCAGCGACGTCCAGGTCCGCGCCATCCTCGACCTGCGCCTCCACCGACTGACCGCACTCGGCCGTGACGAAATCGGCAAGGAACTGGCCGAACTGGCCGAAGCCATCGCCGAATATCTCGCCATCCTGGGCGACCGGGTGAAGCTCTACGCCGTCATGCGCGAAGAGTTCGAGGCGATCGAGAGCGAATTCGCCACGCCGCGCGTGTCGGTCATCGCCCCTGCCGCCGACGGCATCGATGACGAGGATCTGATCGAGCGCGAGGAGATGGTCGTCACCGTCACCGTGCAGGGCTATATCAAGCGCACCCCGCTGGAGAGCTTCCGCGCCCAGGGCCGTGGCGGCAAGGGCCGTTCGGGCATGGCGACCAAGGATGAGGATGCCGTCACCGAACTGTTCGTCACCTCGACGCACACGCCGGTGCTGTTCTTCTCGACCGCCGGCAAGGTCTATCGCCTCAAGGTCTGGCGCCTGCCCGAGGGAGGCCCCGCCACCCGCGGCCGGCCCATGATCAACCTGCTGCCGCTGGCGCCGGGCGAAACCATCCAGACCGTGCTGCCGCTGCCCGAGGACGAGGAAAGCTGGAAGGAACTGCACGTCATGTTCGCCACCGCGAACGGTACCGTGCGCCGCAACAGCATGGATGCCTTCGCCAATGTGCCCAGCAACGGCAAGCTTGCCATGCGCTTCGACGAAGGCAGCGACGATCGCCTGATCGGCGTCGCCCTCCTGACCGAAGAGGATGACGTCCTGCTCGCCACCCGCCAGGGCCGCGCGATCCGCTTCGCCGCCACCGACGTGCGCGAATTCCAGAGCCGCACCTCGACCGGCGTGCGCGGTATGACCCTGAAGGACGGCGACGAGGTCATTTCGCTCTCGATCCTCAAGGGCTTCGACGCGACGACCGAGGAACGCGACGACTATCTGCGCGCTGCCCCCTGGAAGGAGAACGAGGCGACCCCGGCGATCAACAGCGCCGAACGCATGGCCGCCTTTGCCCAGGCGGAACAGTTCATCCTGACCGTCTGCGCCAATGGCTATGGCAAGATCAGCTCGGCCTATGATTATCGCCGCACCGGTCGCGGTGGCCAGGGCATCACCAATATCGACAATATCGCCCGCAACGGCCTGGTCGTCGGCAGCTTCCCGGTCGCGCATGAGGATCATCTGATGCTCGTCACCGATCAGGCCAAGCTGATCCGCATGGGCCTGTCGTCGATGCGCGTCATCGGCCGCAACTCGGCCGGCGTGCGCCTGTTCAACGTCGCCAAGGACGAGCATGTCGTTTCGACCGCCCGGATCGAGGACGGCGAAGATGACAATGCGGAGGCCGGGGCAGAGGCTGCGGCCGAAGGCACCGTCGAGGGCGCGCCCGAAGCGGCCCCGGAAACCGGCAGCGAGGGTGGCGAGGCGTGA
- a CDS encoding Lrp/AsnC family transcriptional regulator: protein MAGPNIDDIDLQILGELQDNGRMTNVDLARKVGLTAPPCLRRVRALEEAGAITAYHAVVDPAMLGYTITVFAMVSLKSQAEADLKAFQDHVDALPEVRECHMLNGEIDFILKVVARDLQSFQQFLTSKLTPAPNVVSVKTSLTIRTSKNLPGVPLPV, encoded by the coding sequence ATGGCGGGGCCCAATATCGACGACATCGACCTGCAGATCCTGGGCGAATTGCAGGACAATGGCAGGATGACCAATGTGGATCTGGCGCGCAAGGTCGGGCTGACGGCACCACCGTGCCTGCGCCGCGTCCGCGCGCTGGAAGAAGCCGGTGCCATCACAGCCTATCATGCCGTGGTCGATCCGGCGATGCTGGGTTACACCATCACCGTGTTCGCGATGGTCAGCCTCAAGAGCCAGGCGGAGGCCGATCTGAAGGCGTTCCAGGACCATGTCGACGCCCTGCCCGAAGTGCGCGAATGCCATATGCTGAACGGCGAGATCGACTTCATCCTGAAGGTGGTCGCCCGCGACCTGCAGAGCTTCCAGCAATTCCTGACGTCGAAGCTGACGCCGGCCCCCAATGTGGTGAGCGTCAAGACGTCGCTGACGATCCGCACGTCGAAGAATCTGCCCGGCGTCCCGCTGCCGGTCTGA
- a CDS encoding HAMP domain-containing sensor histidine kinase encodes MRFNDIMQTVLAADNRSGVGAVTLWRQCVDLLAQHDRYDRPPMAAVDRDALLDRMTELRPQLSEMQRIATVVELGSRMRSASLIRFFAGDRPAIAGAAMARARLSDPLWAELLPHLSPTARGVLRGRRDMGPETRQGLEAFGSTDLVLTSDEGVGEADMLLTADMALSAEAVVEPEIAPQPVAEPGPDQIRNLVDRITRFTSTRRAPEETPPQEVMLAPVSQPVLRSEQPHFFAFETDSTGVLVWVDQGPRAALVGLSLGEIALEGTSGPDGHVAGAFQRRSGFQNGRFTIIGGMMAGEWRVSATPFFDPRSGRFQGYRGQARRPYLHEVATTPSGAVTIAGLSADSLRQLVHELRTPLNAILGFAEIIEQELFGPAGVEYREMAGNIAVDARHLLAAFDDLDLAAKVSRGDGIGAPQTIDPALLVMQVAARFRDQDGRAVTLIDIAVSQDLPQISIDPVQGERMVQHLLRTLISVAPEGEAVTGACWFQPDGASGKVVLAIDRPSTLAGMDEAHLLDPGYTPEGDWADGPLLGLGFSLRLIRSLAAGCGGSLDVGPDRFLLRLPVDGQEEDVVGNG; translated from the coding sequence TTGCGCTTCAACGACATCATGCAAACCGTGCTGGCTGCCGACAATCGCAGCGGTGTGGGCGCGGTGACGCTGTGGCGGCAATGTGTCGACCTGCTGGCGCAGCATGATCGTTATGATCGTCCGCCCATGGCCGCGGTCGATCGCGATGCCTTGCTCGACCGTATGACGGAATTGCGGCCGCAACTGTCTGAAATGCAGCGAATCGCGACCGTCGTCGAACTGGGCAGCCGGATGCGCTCGGCCAGCCTGATCCGCTTCTTTGCCGGCGATCGCCCGGCGATTGCCGGTGCAGCGATGGCGCGTGCGCGTCTGTCCGATCCGCTCTGGGCGGAATTGCTGCCGCATCTCAGTCCTACCGCACGCGGCGTTCTCCGCGGGCGTCGCGACATGGGGCCGGAGACGCGACAGGGGCTGGAAGCTTTCGGTTCGACCGACCTGGTCCTGACCAGCGACGAAGGCGTCGGCGAGGCAGACATGCTGTTGACGGCGGACATGGCGCTGTCGGCCGAGGCCGTTGTCGAGCCGGAGATCGCACCTCAACCTGTCGCCGAGCCCGGTCCCGACCAGATCCGCAATCTGGTCGATCGCATCACCCGCTTCACCAGCACGCGGCGCGCGCCCGAGGAAACGCCGCCACAGGAGGTCATGCTTGCACCTGTATCGCAGCCCGTGCTGCGGAGCGAGCAGCCGCATTTCTTTGCCTTCGAGACCGATTCCACGGGCGTGCTGGTCTGGGTGGACCAGGGGCCGCGCGCCGCGCTGGTCGGTTTGTCGCTGGGCGAGATCGCGTTGGAAGGGACGAGTGGTCCCGATGGTCATGTGGCAGGCGCGTTCCAGCGTCGCAGCGGCTTCCAGAATGGCCGCTTCACCATCATCGGCGGGATGATGGCGGGCGAATGGCGTGTGTCGGCCACGCCGTTCTTCGATCCGCGGTCCGGTCGTTTTCAGGGCTATCGCGGCCAGGCGCGGCGCCCCTATCTCCATGAAGTGGCGACGACGCCCTCGGGGGCGGTGACGATTGCCGGGCTGTCGGCGGATTCGCTGCGGCAATTGGTGCATGAACTGCGCACGCCACTGAACGCGATCCTGGGTTTTGCCGAGATTATCGAGCAGGAATTGTTCGGGCCGGCTGGCGTCGAATATCGCGAGATGGCGGGCAATATCGCGGTCGATGCGCGGCATCTGCTCGCGGCCTTCGATGATCTGGATTTGGCGGCTAAAGTATCGCGTGGTGATGGCATCGGCGCGCCGCAGACGATAGACCCGGCGCTGCTGGTGATGCAGGTCGCGGCCCGTTTCCGCGACCAGGATGGCCGGGCGGTGACGTTGATCGATATCGCCGTGTCGCAGGATCTGCCGCAGATCAGTATCGATCCGGTACAGGGCGAACGCATGGTGCAGCATCTGCTGCGCACGCTGATTTCGGTCGCGCCCGAGGGTGAGGCAGTGACCGGTGCCTGTTGGTTCCAGCCTGATGGCGCGTCGGGTAAGGTCGTGCTGGCAATCGATCGGCCTTCCACCTTGGCGGGCATGGATGAAGCGCATCTGCTCGATCCAGGCTATACGCCGGAAGGCGACTGGGCGGACGGGCCGCTGCTGGGGCTGGGCTTCTCGTTGCGCCTGATCCGCAGCCTGGCTGCGGGGTGCGGCGGGAGCCTGGACGTAGGCCCGGATCGCTTCCTGCTGCGACTTCCTGTTGATGGGCAGGAAGAAGATGTGGTCGGCAACGGCTGA
- a CDS encoding polysaccharide deacetylase family protein, translating to MQSTHHHDGNLLRAPAPEDMIDLPAAFGTRFMLFVDTEEEFDWNAPFRREGHGVTALAGMARGQAYFAAAGVKPVYVTDYPVVDSDAAAGMMGEWIAAGEADVGAHLHPWVNPPHVEDVNAANSYVGSLPEEVEAAKLEALCRRIEERFGRRPIAYRAGRYGVGPNSARLLEAAGFRLDTSVRSRFDYSSQHGPDFHGLPQNPYWAGPARTLVELPLSTAITGLLRGGGEALYRATQGMGPLAGALARARMLSRVPLTPEGITASEAIAAIDALIEEGVRVLNFSFHSPTLEPGHTPYVRDEADRTAFYGWWDRVLSHLARRGVAAVSLDQLLDAIPTRAEACQAA from the coding sequence ATGCAATCAACTCATCATCATGACGGCAATCTGCTTCGGGCACCGGCGCCCGAGGACATGATCGACCTTCCGGCCGCGTTCGGCACCCGTTTCATGCTGTTCGTCGACACCGAAGAGGAATTCGACTGGAATGCGCCTTTCCGTCGGGAAGGCCATGGCGTGACCGCGCTGGCCGGCATGGCGCGCGGGCAGGCTTATTTCGCTGCGGCCGGGGTGAAGCCCGTCTATGTGACCGACTATCCGGTGGTGGATAGCGATGCGGCGGCCGGGATGATGGGGGAGTGGATTGCGGCTGGCGAGGCCGATGTCGGCGCGCATCTCCACCCCTGGGTCAATCCGCCCCATGTCGAGGATGTGAACGCGGCCAATTCCTATGTCGGCTCGCTGCCCGAAGAGGTCGAGGCGGCCAAGCTTGAGGCGCTGTGCCGGCGGATCGAGGAACGTTTCGGTCGGCGGCCAATTGCCTATCGCGCGGGACGCTACGGGGTTGGCCCGAACAGTGCGCGGTTGCTGGAGGCGGCGGGTTTTCGCCTGGATACATCGGTGCGTAGCCGCTTCGACTATAGCAGCCAGCATGGCCCCGATTTCCATGGCTTGCCGCAAAATCCCTATTGGGCCGGTCCCGCGCGAACGCTGGTGGAACTGCCGCTGTCGACGGCGATTACCGGTCTGCTGCGGGGCGGTGGGGAAGCGCTGTATCGTGCAACGCAGGGGATGGGGCCGTTGGCCGGTGCGCTGGCGCGGGCGCGGATGCTCTCGCGCGTGCCGTTGACGCCCGAGGGCATTACGGCATCCGAAGCGATCGCGGCGATCGATGCCCTGATCGAGGAAGGCGTGCGTGTCCTGAACTTCAGTTTTCATTCGCCCACGCTGGAACCGGGGCACACGCCCTATGTTCGCGACGAAGCCGATCGCACCGCCTTTTACGGCTGGTGGGATAGGGTGCTGAGTCATCTGGCGCGGCGCGGCGTGGCGGCGGTCAGCCTGGATCAGCTGCTGGATGCCATTCCGACGCGCGCGGAGGCTTGCCAAGCCGCCTGA
- a CDS encoding integrase arm-type DNA-binding domain-containing protein, whose protein sequence is MTDSAGLYLYVTKAGAKSWRFRYHFAEREKLLTFGLFPEVGLAEARERQKEARELLRQGIDPAVEFVRRKAQAVVETDASFRAKAEEWLAENEPWWSAANAFRVRSRIEKDIYPEFGKLPIGQVTSEMVLVALRKIERRGAIETAKRVRGYILGILKRARGEGLVTTETIVSVEIVADALKRSPPGIKQPALTRVSQLLEFQRRVDLSTGGPLSKLASRLLALTAVRVGVLRTALWDEFEGIDWEDADKPAPGAIWRIPAERMKLAVEDKSNAAFGHDVPLSWQAVETLRAIRVLTGKFSLVFPSSRSWRLPMSDAAVSTLYKRIGDGAYKGKMVPHGWRSSFSTVMNERAAELERDGDRMIIDLVLSHVPKGMSASEWAYNRARYFKPRREMLQAWADLIGDGLENPFALVNVRMVKGRLLSRWESAPTGPNVIQFRPARR, encoded by the coding sequence ATGACCGATTCTGCCGGTCTCTACCTCTACGTCACAAAAGCCGGCGCGAAGTCGTGGCGGTTCAGATATCATTTTGCCGAACGCGAGAAGCTCCTTACGTTCGGGCTGTTCCCCGAGGTCGGGCTCGCTGAGGCGCGCGAGCGACAAAAAGAGGCGCGAGAGTTGCTCCGGCAGGGCATCGACCCTGCGGTGGAGTTTGTCCGACGAAAGGCGCAGGCAGTGGTCGAAACAGACGCCAGTTTTCGTGCCAAGGCCGAAGAATGGCTCGCGGAGAATGAGCCGTGGTGGTCTGCCGCCAATGCCTTCAGGGTACGATCAAGGATCGAAAAGGACATCTATCCTGAGTTTGGGAAGCTGCCTATCGGTCAGGTCACGAGCGAAATGGTACTGGTTGCGCTCCGGAAAATCGAACGTCGGGGCGCGATAGAAACCGCGAAGCGGGTCCGCGGTTACATCCTCGGGATACTAAAGCGCGCTCGCGGAGAAGGGTTGGTGACCACTGAGACGATCGTCAGCGTCGAGATCGTCGCGGATGCGCTGAAACGCTCGCCTCCGGGGATCAAGCAACCGGCACTCACTCGCGTGTCTCAGCTTCTCGAATTTCAGAGACGCGTCGATCTTTCAACCGGTGGTCCGTTGAGCAAGCTGGCCTCCCGGCTGCTCGCTTTGACCGCAGTCCGCGTTGGCGTCCTTCGAACCGCTCTCTGGGACGAGTTTGAAGGCATCGACTGGGAAGATGCTGACAAGCCTGCGCCGGGGGCGATCTGGCGGATACCGGCCGAGCGGATGAAGTTGGCCGTCGAGGACAAGAGCAATGCCGCTTTCGGCCACGACGTTCCACTATCTTGGCAGGCTGTCGAAACGCTGCGCGCCATAAGGGTGCTCACCGGAAAGTTCAGCCTGGTGTTCCCGAGTAGCCGATCCTGGCGTTTGCCGATGAGCGACGCAGCTGTCAGCACCCTGTACAAGCGGATCGGTGATGGCGCCTACAAGGGCAAGATGGTGCCCCATGGCTGGCGCTCGTCCTTCTCGACAGTGATGAACGAGCGGGCCGCGGAACTGGAGCGAGATGGCGATCGAATGATCATCGATCTTGTTCTGTCACATGTGCCGAAAGGCATGTCGGCGTCGGAATGGGCGTATAATCGCGCGCGCTACTTCAAGCCGCGGCGGGAGATGCTGCAGGCCTGGGCTGATCTGATCGGAGACGGGCTGGAAAACCCGTTCGCCTTGGTTAATGTTAGGATGGTCAAGGGCAGGCTGCTCTCACGCTGGGAAAGCGCACCGACGGGTCCGAACGTCATCCAGTTCAGGCCGGCGAGGCGTTAG
- a CDS encoding nucleotidyl transferase AbiEii/AbiGii toxin family protein yields the protein MPNNQASQWPVLFDLAGSIFDHFQSTNGFIPDWTFGGGTALMLQIDHRESHDIDLFLDDPQIIPYLNPETQGISLNRRPDSYVADGNGVLKLAYKDIGEIDFICCESITDAPTQRAVIRDRGVNLETPAEIVAKKVYYRGWNFQPRDMFDLAAVGDRHGIDYVVSALRQCGLGRCEKALEIIENAKPDFVRSIIGQLMFRPATAHLVDTAQAMSRKYLTETISRLRAASATREL from the coding sequence GTGCCGAACAACCAAGCGAGCCAGTGGCCAGTCCTTTTCGATCTGGCGGGCAGTATCTTCGATCATTTTCAGTCGACCAACGGCTTCATTCCAGATTGGACATTCGGCGGCGGCACGGCACTCATGCTGCAAATCGATCATCGCGAAAGCCATGACATCGATCTGTTTTTAGATGATCCGCAAATCATACCCTATCTCAATCCTGAAACACAGGGCATTTCTCTCAACAGACGGCCTGATAGCTACGTTGCGGACGGAAATGGGGTTTTGAAGCTTGCCTATAAGGATATAGGCGAGATCGATTTTATTTGCTGCGAGAGCATCACCGATGCCCCTACTCAAAGAGCTGTCATCAGGGATCGCGGCGTTAATCTTGAAACACCTGCCGAGATCGTCGCGAAAAAGGTGTATTACCGTGGATGGAATTTCCAGCCGCGTGACATGTTTGATCTCGCAGCCGTTGGCGATCGGCACGGTATCGATTACGTCGTATCGGCACTGCGACAATGTGGCCTGGGCCGCTGCGAAAAGGCGCTGGAAATCATTGAGAACGCCAAGCCGGATTTCGTTCGGTCGATCATTGGCCAATTGATGTTCAGGCCGGCGACGGCGCATCTCGTCGATACGGCGCAGGCTATGAGCCGCAAATATCTAACCGAAACGATTTCAAGGCTGCGTGCCGCTAGCGCGACACGCGAGCTCTGA
- a CDS encoding DUF1778 domain-containing protein: MKAVLTRAAALRGQKLSEFVLDCARRDAVDAILDQRTFLLDAEQHERFLAMLDSPPAPSEPLQELFRRKPAWEC, translated from the coding sequence ATGAAGGCCGTCCTGACCCGTGCAGCCGCATTGCGCGGCCAGAAACTCTCCGAGTTCGTTCTCGATTGCGCGCGCCGTGACGCCGTGGACGCCATTCTCGACCAGCGCACCTTCTTGCTCGACGCTGAGCAGCATGAGCGGTTCCTGGCAATGCTCGATTCTCCGCCCGCACCTTCAGAGCCGTTGCAGGAGCTATTTCGGCGCAAACCGGCATGGGAATGCTGA